One Succinivibrio dextrinosolvens DNA window includes the following coding sequences:
- the rplU gene encoding 50S ribosomal protein L21 gives MYAVIFCGGKQHKVSEGDVLSVELLDAEAGSDIELDKVLLVSDGTNIKVGAPYIDGAKVTAKVLGAHGGEKIKIVKFRRRKHHQKVTGHRQWFTDLQITGINQ, from the coding sequence ATGTACGCAGTTATTTTTTGCGGCGGCAAGCAGCACAAGGTTTCAGAGGGCGACGTGCTAAGCGTTGAGCTTCTAGATGCTGAGGCTGGCAGCGATATCGAACTAGATAAAGTTCTATTAGTATCAGATGGCACCAACATTAAAGTTGGCGCTCCTTACATTGATGGCGCTAAGGTTACCGCTAAGGTATTGGGCGCACACGGTGGCGAGAAGATTAAGATTGTTAAATTCCGTCGTCGTAAGCACCACCAGAAGGTGACAGGTCACCGTCAGTGGTTTACCGATTTACAGATTACTGGTATTAATCAGTAA
- a CDS encoding dihydrofolate reductase — MADIQIIVALADNFVIGNKGEIPWHLSEDLKHFKAITTGHPVVMGRRTFESIGRVLPNRLNIMVSSTFDKKIEGLVVVKSLNEAIEFAGDKTLMVIGGARMYEEALPLASVLHLTRIRKTVEGDTRFPDFSAYPFKLESSESFYSESCGFEYVFETWKKA; from the coding sequence ATGGCAGATATTCAGATAATTGTTGCACTGGCTGATAACTTTGTGATTGGTAACAAGGGTGAGATCCCTTGGCATTTATCTGAAGATCTCAAGCATTTTAAAGCAATCACTACAGGTCACCCTGTAGTGATGGGCAGAAGAACCTTCGAGTCAATCGGTCGTGTTTTACCTAACCGCCTAAATATCATGGTAAGTTCAACTTTTGATAAGAAAATTGAAGGGTTGGTTGTTGTTAAGAGTCTTAACGAGGCCATTGAATTTGCTGGTGATAAAACTCTAATGGTTATTGGCGGGGCCCGTATGTACGAAGAGGCTCTTCCTTTAGCCTCTGTACTTCACTTAACTAGAATCAGAAAAACAGTGGAAGGGGATACCAGATTTCCTGATTTCTCTGCATATCCTTTCAAACTTGAATCAAGCGAGAGCTTTTATTCTGAGAGTTGTGGTTTTGAATACGTATTTGAAACCTGGAAAAAAGCCTAA
- the cgtA gene encoding Obg family GTPase CgtA, producing the protein MKFVDEAVIRVEAGDGGNGIVSFRREKYIPRGGPDGGDGGDGGNVYLRADTNLNTLVDFRFTKFYKAERGKNGGTSDCTGAKGEDKVLLVPVGTRVTDVATGEVIGDLRKEGEGLCVARGGRHGYGNTHFKSATNQAPRQKTNGTPGERRQLKLEMLLVSDVGLVGLPNAGKSTFVRSVSAAKPKVADYPFTTLVPSLGVVKTSEGRSFVIEDIPGLIEGASEGAGLGHRFLKHLERCRVLVHLVDVHPVDESDPVDNVMIIENEIKQYAHELYNKPRWLVANKVDLGTEEEARETLDRIIESVEVKPERTFIISGLNKTGVPELLYALQELVDEVKLKEQQEPEKPKADNFVWTEPELPENRFDDDDDFDDEEDGPEFIYKA; encoded by the coding sequence GTGAAATTCGTTGATGAAGCCGTGATCCGAGTAGAAGCTGGTGATGGTGGTAATGGTATTGTCAGCTTCAGAAGAGAAAAATATATTCCTCGTGGTGGCCCAGATGGCGGCGACGGCGGAGATGGTGGTAACGTTTATTTACGTGCCGATACTAATCTGAATACCCTTGTTGATTTCAGATTTACCAAATTCTATAAGGCGGAGCGCGGTAAGAACGGCGGTACTTCCGACTGTACCGGTGCCAAGGGAGAAGATAAGGTATTGCTGGTTCCTGTGGGAACACGAGTAACTGATGTTGCAACCGGTGAGGTTATTGGCGATCTTCGCAAGGAAGGTGAAGGTCTGTGTGTAGCTCGCGGCGGCCGTCACGGTTATGGTAATACACATTTCAAATCTGCAACAAATCAGGCTCCAAGACAGAAGACAAACGGTACTCCAGGCGAAAGAAGACAGTTAAAACTGGAAATGCTGCTTGTATCTGACGTTGGTCTGGTTGGGCTTCCTAATGCAGGTAAGTCTACCTTTGTACGTTCTGTATCAGCAGCTAAACCAAAGGTTGCGGATTATCCGTTTACAACTCTTGTTCCTTCTTTAGGTGTAGTTAAGACTTCAGAGGGCAGATCCTTTGTTATTGAGGATATTCCTGGTCTGATTGAAGGTGCTTCAGAAGGTGCAGGTTTAGGTCATCGCTTCCTAAAGCATCTTGAACGCTGCCGTGTTCTTGTTCATCTTGTAGATGTTCATCCGGTTGATGAGTCTGATCCTGTTGATAACGTAATGATTATCGAAAACGAGATCAAACAGTATGCTCATGAACTGTACAATAAGCCTCGCTGGCTTGTTGCAAACAAGGTTGATCTTGGAACAGAGGAAGAAGCTAGAGAAACTCTTGATCGTATTATTGAATCAGTTGAGGTTAAGCCAGAGAGAACCTTTATTATTTCTGGATTAAACAAGACAGGTGTGCCAGAGCTTCTTTATGCACTCCAGGAACTTGTAGATGAGGTTAAACTAAAAGAACAACAGGAACCTGAGAAACCTAAGGCTGATAACTTTGTTTGGACTGAACCTGAACTTCCTGAAAATCGTTTCGATGATGACGACGATTTTGATGATGAGGAAGATGGTCCAGAATTCATTTATAAGGCATAA
- the rpmA gene encoding 50S ribosomal protein L27, which produces MAHKKAGGSSRNGRDSQGQRLGVKAYAGEVVTAGSIIVRQRGTHFHAGANVGLGKDDTLFAKANGKVTFVTRGSKGRKFVEIVETQQ; this is translated from the coding sequence ATGGCACACAAGAAAGCTGGTGGTTCATCACGTAACGGCCGTGACTCACAAGGTCAGCGTCTAGGCGTTAAGGCTTATGCTGGTGAAGTAGTTACCGCAGGTAGCATCATCGTTCGTCAGCGTGGTACTCATTTCCATGCAGGTGCAAACGTTGGTTTAGGTAAGGATGACACTTTATTTGCTAAGGCAAATGGTAAGGTTACCTTCGTAACTCGTGGTTCTAAGGGCCGTAAGTTTGTTGAGATCGTTGAGACTCAGCAGTAA